The segment ATGCTCATACAAAAACATTTTATCGTGTTCCTCGTGTGACAAGGGCTGTGCTTGAGCAATATCGGGAAGGGCTATTAGTCGGCTCAGGCTGTAGCAATGGCGAATTATTTGAAACAATGATGAATAAATCCCCTGAGGAAGCGGAGCAGATTGCTCGATTTTATGATTATATTGAGGTGCAGCCAAAAGCGGTCTATGCTCCGTTGATTGAACGCAATGTCGTGCGTGATGAATGGACATTAGAGGATATTATTCGAAAGCTTGTCAAGCTAGGGAAAAAGCTTAATAAACCTGTCGTGGCAACAGGCAATGTCCATTATTTGGACCCAACAGATGCTATGTTTAGGCAAATATTGATCGGCTCTCAAGGTGGCGCAAATATTTTAAATCGATCAAAGCTACCTGAGGTTCATTTTAGAACAACGGATGAAATGCTGAAGGAATTTGATTTCTTAGGACCTGATCTTGCCAAAGAAGTGGTTGTAACCAATGCACAAAAAATTGCTGATAGCATTGGCGATGTAAAGCCGATTAAAGATGATTTATATACACCAAAAATTGAAGGCTCAGATGATGAAGTAACGAACTTAACCTATGAAATGGCGCATCGTATTTATGGCGAGGAATTGCCTGAAATCGTTAAAGCCCGCATTGAAAAAGAGCTAAAGTCGATTTTAGGACATGGCTTTGGCGTAATTTATTTAATTTCTGCCAAGCTGGTAAAAAAATCGTTGGCGGACGGTTATTTAGTAGGTTCGCGTGGTTCTGTTGGTTCTTCCCTCGTCGCAACCTTTATGGAAATTACCGAGGTCAATCCATTACCACCTCATTATATTTGCCCAAACTGTAAGCATTCTGAGTTTTTTGATGATGGTTCGGTTAGCTCAGGCTTTGACTTACCTAATAAAGACTGTCCAGAGTGTGGCACACTTTATAAAAAGGATGGACAGGATATACCATTCGAAACCTTCCTTGGTTTTAAAGGTGACAAGGTGCCTGATATCGATTTGAATTTTTCTGGTGAATATCAACCACAGGCACATAACTATACAAAGGTGCTATTTGGTGAGGATTATGTGTATCGTGCGGGAACAATCGGTACGGTTGCAGAGAAAACAGCATATGGCTATGTGAAGGGCTATGCAGGTGATCATAATTTACATTTCCGTGGCGCGGAAGTTGATCGCTTAGTACAGGGCTGTACAGGTGTAAAACGAACAACAGGGCAGCATCCAGGGGGCATTATTGTTGTACCTGATTATATGGATATTTACGATTTCTCCCCAGTGCAATACCCTGCGGATGCACAGGATGCTGAATGGCGGACAACCCATTTCGACTTCCATTCCATTCATGATAATATTTTAAAGCTTGATATACTTGGACACGATGATCCGACCGTCATAAGGATGTTGCAGGATTTATCTGGCATTGATCCAAAAACAATTCCAACAGATGACCCTGTTGTGATGAAAATCTTTAGCTCTCCTGAATCTTTAGGGGTGACAGAAAAGCAAATTGGCTGTAAAACAGGCACATTAGGTATACCAGAGTTTGGGACTAAATTTGTCCGTCAAATGCTGGAGGATACAAAGCCATCTACATTCTCAGAGCTTGTGCAAATTTCAGGACTCTCACATGGTACAGACGTATGGCTTGGCAATGCGCAGGAATTAATTCAAAGCGGTACATGTGTGCTAAAAGAAGTAATTGGTTGTCGTGATGATATTATGGTGTATTTAATTTACCAAGGGCTAGAGCCATCACTGGCATTTAAAATAATGGAATCTGTACGAAAAGGAAAAGGCTTAACAGAGGAATTTGAAGCAGAGATGCTGGCGAATAAGGTACCTGGCTGGTATATCGAATCATGTAAAAAGATCAAGTACATGTTCCCAAAGGCGCACGCAGCAGCATATGTATTAATGGCGGTGCGTATTGCTTGGTTTAAGGTGCATTTCCCAATTCTTTATTATGCGGCGTACTTTACAGTGCGTGCAGATGATTTTGATTTAATTGCGATGGTGCAAGGCTCACAAATGATTCGTGCACGTATTGATGAAATCAATATGAAAGGCTTAGATGCCTCTACAAAAGAGAAAAACTTATTAACCGTGCTAGAGATTGCGCTAGAGATGTGTGAGCGTGGGATGAGCTTCCAAAAAGTTGATTTATATCGCTCACAGGCAAGTGAATTTATTATTGATGGTAATACATTAATTCCGCCATTCGATGCGATTCCAGGGCTTGGCACTAACGTAGCGAAGCAAATTGTAGAGGCACGCAAGGACGGGGAATTTTTATCGAAGGAAGATTTACAGCAGCGAGGTCGTGTATCTAAAACCTTGATTGAATATATGGATCAGCTTGGCTGTCTAGAAGGTATGCCAGATGCCAATCAGCTATCACTGTTCTAATGTGTAGAGGCGTTCTAGATTTTGTTCCTTCTACAAAGTTCTTCCTCTGCAATGAAGGAATTTGCATTGTGTAATGAATTGTGCTATTCTAATGGTAATAATTTGTTGATATTTTTCCAGCAAAAGAGTGGGACATTCCCGCTCTTTTCTGTTGTTATACCATAGCAAAACAAATTTTGACTAACAGCAGGTAAGACCGTAAAATTTCACCACAGCAACTGGTGGAATTTCTGTTTTATTATGGTTCAGTAGAATTTGATAGATACAGGAGGAAATAATGAGCAAAGTACCAGCTTTAATTGAAGAGCTCGCTAAACCAATTGTGGATGAGTTAAACCTTGAACTAGTGGATATTGAATTCGTAAAAGAGGGACGTAATTGGTTCTTACGTGTATATGTTGATACGCCTGAGGGTGGCATTGACATTGACCAATGTGCTCAAGTAAGTGAGCGACTCAGTTTACTATTGGATGAAAAAGACCCCATTACGCAAAACTATTATTTAGAAGTTTCTTCACCTGGAGCAGAGCGTCCATTAAAAAAAGATGCTGATTTTGAAAAGGCAATTGGCAAATTTATTTATGTAAAAACCTATGAGCCCGTTAAGGACATGAAGGAATTCCAAGGCTACTTAACATCATACGATAAGCATACATTGGTGATGGATGTGCGCATTAAAACGCGTAAAATAACAGTAACAATTGAACAGGAAAAAATTGCTTTGGCGCGATTAGCCATCGATTTTTCAGCATAATGCATATTTAGGAGTGAAAATAAAATGAGTAGTGATTTGTTAGATGCGCTAAATGCGCTAGAAGAGCAAAAAGGAATTTCAAGAGATGTGTTAATTGAAGCCATTGAAGCGGCATTAGTTACAGCTTACAAACGCAACTTTAACCAAGCACAAAATGTTCGAGTTGATTTAAATTTAGATAAAGGCTCTATTCGTGTATTCTCACGTAAGGACGTTGTAGAAGAAGTAGAGGATGATCGTTTACAAATTTCGTTAGAGGATGCCAAAGCTATCAATCCTGCTTATCAGCTAGAAGATATTGTCGAGCAAGAAGTAACACCACGCAACTTTGGACGTATTGCTGCACAAACGGCAAAGCAAGTTGTGACACAGCGTGTACGTGAAGCAGAGCGAGGTTTAATTTACGAGCAATATGTAGATCGTGAAGATGATATCGTAACAGGTGTTGTAGAGCGTCTAGATGCTCGCAATATTTATGTTGGCTTAGGTAAAGTAGAAGCAGCATTGCCAGTCAATGAACAAATCCAAGGTGAAACATATCAGCCACATGATCGTATTAAAGTATATATTACAAAAGTTGAACGTACGACACGTGGACCACAAGTAATAGTATCTCGTACACATCCAGGTTTACTACGCCGCTTATTTGAAATGGAAGTACCTGAGATTTATGAGGGCATTGTCGAAATTAAATCAATTGCTCGTGAAGCGGGTGATCGTTCTAAAATTTCAGTTTACGCACACAATGAAGAAGTTGATCCAGTTGGTTCATGTGTAGGTGCAAAAGGTGCGCGTGTACAAACAATTGTCAATGAGCTAAATGGTGAAAAAATTGATATTGTAGAATGGTCTGAGGACCCAGTTGTCTTTGTCGCAAATGCACTAAGCCCATCAAAAGTATTAGATGTGCAAGTGGACGAAGAAGAAAAATCAACAACAGTTGTTGTACCAGATTATCAATTATCACTAGCAATTGGTAAGCGTGGACAAAATGCACGTTTAGCTGCGAAGCTGACTGGCTGGAAAATTGATATTAAGAGTGAAACAGATGCTCGCGAATTAGGTATTTATCCTTCTGCTACAAGCACATTCATACCTGCTGAGGATGAAGACAGTGATTTTGATGAAGTAGCAGTAGACTTATATCAAGATGACGAAGAATAAGTAAGAAAGCCCGTGTGACAAGTTAGCTGGCAGTATTCAGTGGGCCCCCTACGCCGACTGAATACTGTCAGAGCGTCAAGTAGAGCACGACTTGTCCACCTCTTACGACAAGCTTCAGAGAGGAATGGTGATTCTTATGGCTGTAAATAGAAAAGTACCTCTTCGGAAATGTGTAGCGACTGGAGAAATGCTACCAAAGAAAGAGATGATACGTGTTGTTCGCTCAAAAGAGGGCGAAGTAAGTGTAGATGTTTCAGGGAAAAAGCCTGGGCGTGGTGCCTATGTTTCGAAATCTGAGGAAGCCGTTGACATCGCGCGTAAGAAAAATGTATTAGGGCACCAGCTTGATGTGAAAATTCCTGAAGAAATCTATGAGGAGCTTATTTTGCTTATTCGTAGGGAGTCAATTTTATGATGAATCAAGCAATATTTAATTTGCTTGGGATTGCGGCAAGAGCCCGTAAAGTGATTTCAGGAGAAGAGCTAGTTGTGAAGGAAGTCCGCAATGGCAATGCCAAGCTAGTGCTGCTTGCAAACGATGCTTCTAAAAACGCTAGTAAGAAAATTCAAGATAAGTGCACGTACTACAACGTTGAGTATCATGTATTTGGTGATCGATATGAGCTAGGACATGCTACAGGTAAGGAGGCCCGAGTGGCTTTAGCGATTACCGATAAAGGTTTTGCAAGTAAATTGTCTAGTCTACTCAACGAAAACTAATCGGGGGTGAGCAGATGACCAAAATCAGAGTTCATGAATATGCGAAACAAGTGAATAAAACGAGTAAAGAGGTTATTGAAGCACTAAATAAATTAAATGTGAGTGTAACAAATCATATGTCTATGTTAGAAAAGGACACTGTGACAAAGTTAGACAAATCATTTAAAGCAACACCTGAGAAAAATGTAGCAAAACAACAAACACAAAATATATCACAAAAATCTCAAGCAGCTGGTCAGTCAAAAACACAACATTCGGCAAAGAAGCAGGAAGGCCAAAAGCAACAATTTGCTGCTTCTAAGCCGAGAGCAAACAATCAACAACATTCAAATTCGTCTAACGAAAAATCTAAGAATACAAAAGGTAATCAAAATAGAAATATGACACAAAATAACAATAATAATCGCAGAGGTGGCGGTGGTTATAACCAACGTCCAAAACCAGGAATTCATGGAGGCAAACGTCGCCATCCAAAAACACATCAACCATCTATACCAGTGAAACAAAAGGAACTTCCAGAAAAAATTACGTTTGTGGAATCCTTATCAGTAGCAGAGCTAGCAAAAAAATTGCACCGTGAACCATCTGAAATTATTAAAAAACTATTTATGCTTGGTGTAATGGCAACGATTAACCAAGAATTAGATAAGGATGCAATCGAATTAATTTGCGCAGACTATGGTGTAGAAGTTGAAGAAGAAATCCGTGTGGATATTACGGATTTAGAAACACACTTCGAGCAAACAGAAGAAGTAAACGAGGCAGAATTATCAGAACGTCCGCCAGTTGTGACAATTATGGGACACGTTGACCATGGTAAAACAACATTGCTAGACTCTATTCGTCATACAAAAGTAACTGCTGGCGAAGCTGGCGGTATTACACAGCATATTGGTGCTTATCAAGTAACAGAAGGTGATAAAAAAATCACATTCCTTGATACACCAGGACACGCTGCATTTACAACAATGCGTGCACGTGGTGCAAAAGTAACCGATTTAACAATTTTAGTAGTAGCTGCTGATGATGGTGTGATGCCACAAACAGTAGAGGCTATTAATCATGCAAAAGCAGCGGAAGTACCAATTATCGTTGCTGTGAATAAAATGGATAAACCGTCAGCAAATCCAGACCGTGTGATGCAAGAGCTAACAGAGCATGGTTTAGTTCCTGAAGCTTGGGGCGGTGACACAATTTTCGTACCAATTTCTGCTTTAAAAGGTGAAGGCATTGATACATTATTAGAAATGATTTTACTTGTTGCAGAGGTTGGCGAGCTTAAAGCAAATCCAGAGCGTTTAGCAATTGGTACAGTGATTGAAGCTCAGCTTGATAAAGGGCGCGGCTCAGTGGCAACACTATTAGTACAAGACGGTACATTAAAAGTAGGTGATCCAATCGTTGTTGGTCATACGTACGGTCGTGTACGTGCAATGGTCAACGATAAAGGTCGTCGTGTCAAAGAAGCTGGACCATCTACACCAGTGGAAATTACAGGTTTAAATGATGTACCACAAGCTGGTGACCGTTTCGTTGTCTTTGAAGATGAAAAAACAGCACGCCAAGTTGGGGAAACACGTGCAATGTCAGTTATTCAAGCACAGCGCTCAGAAAAGCAACGCGTAACACTTGATAATTTATTTGAGCAAATGAGCCAAGGCGAAATGAAAGAGCTTAACTTAATTGTGAAAGCAGACGTTCAAGGTACTGTAGAAGCAATGGCAGCCTCATTAATGAAAATTGACGTAGAAGGTGTTAATGTGAAAATTATTCACACAGGTGCTGGTGCCATTACGGAA is part of the Lysinibacillus sp. FSL K6-0232 genome and harbors:
- a CDS encoding PolC-type DNA polymerase III, with protein sequence MEQQQEARSRFRMLLQQLELTDDVYMSFFEAGELSRLTVHKRNRLWHFTILLQDILPFSLYQLFRTRLTEKFSAIAQIYTTFETIEKNVTEELVQAYWLSVVEQIDEMAPTLKSCLTAQVPTWNGQKISLSCMQEMEYMMLKTKYADKLAESYCQFGFPRMAFDFVLQEQSEEMLAAQEAFVEQKRMEEAALAQQAMEDFQKREKEKKDNPAAASLGDRPFQLGMHIKDDEIMEIKRIVEEERRVVIEGFVFDTEIKELKSGRSLLQIKITDYTDSIIVKMFSRDNDDAELMQHLKKGMWVKVRGSVQTDTFIRDLIVMANDINEIKKQTRQDLAPEGEKRVELHLHTPMSQMDAVTPIDRLVAQAAKWGHPAVAITDHAVVQAFPEAYAAGKKHGIKIIYGMEANLVDDGVPIAYAPEHRLLADATYVVFDVETTGLSTAYDTIIELAAVKIKDGHVIDKYESFANPHHPLSATTIELTGITDDMVRNAPEVEQVIKEFHAFIGDAIVVAHNASFDIGFLYTGYKKYGLEETVHPVIDTLELARLLYPTMKNHRLNTLCKKFNIELTQHHRAIYDTEATGYLLLQLLKDAEQLAIKYHDDFNKHIGGGDAYKKGRPMHCTILAVDNAGLKNLFKIVSHAHTKTFYRVPRVTRAVLEQYREGLLVGSGCSNGELFETMMNKSPEEAEQIARFYDYIEVQPKAVYAPLIERNVVRDEWTLEDIIRKLVKLGKKLNKPVVATGNVHYLDPTDAMFRQILIGSQGGANILNRSKLPEVHFRTTDEMLKEFDFLGPDLAKEVVVTNAQKIADSIGDVKPIKDDLYTPKIEGSDDEVTNLTYEMAHRIYGEELPEIVKARIEKELKSILGHGFGVIYLISAKLVKKSLADGYLVGSRGSVGSSLVATFMEITEVNPLPPHYICPNCKHSEFFDDGSVSSGFDLPNKDCPECGTLYKKDGQDIPFETFLGFKGDKVPDIDLNFSGEYQPQAHNYTKVLFGEDYVYRAGTIGTVAEKTAYGYVKGYAGDHNLHFRGAEVDRLVQGCTGVKRTTGQHPGGIIVVPDYMDIYDFSPVQYPADAQDAEWRTTHFDFHSIHDNILKLDILGHDDPTVIRMLQDLSGIDPKTIPTDDPVVMKIFSSPESLGVTEKQIGCKTGTLGIPEFGTKFVRQMLEDTKPSTFSELVQISGLSHGTDVWLGNAQELIQSGTCVLKEVIGCRDDIMVYLIYQGLEPSLAFKIMESVRKGKGLTEEFEAEMLANKVPGWYIESCKKIKYMFPKAHAAAYVLMAVRIAWFKVHFPILYYAAYFTVRADDFDLIAMVQGSQMIRARIDEINMKGLDASTKEKNLLTVLEIALEMCERGMSFQKVDLYRSQASEFIIDGNTLIPPFDAIPGLGTNVAKQIVEARKDGEFLSKEDLQQRGRVSKTLIEYMDQLGCLEGMPDANQLSLF
- the rimP gene encoding ribosome maturation factor RimP, producing MSKVPALIEELAKPIVDELNLELVDIEFVKEGRNWFLRVYVDTPEGGIDIDQCAQVSERLSLLLDEKDPITQNYYLEVSSPGAERPLKKDADFEKAIGKFIYVKTYEPVKDMKEFQGYLTSYDKHTLVMDVRIKTRKITVTIEQEKIALARLAIDFSA
- the nusA gene encoding transcription termination factor NusA, whose product is MSSDLLDALNALEEQKGISRDVLIEAIEAALVTAYKRNFNQAQNVRVDLNLDKGSIRVFSRKDVVEEVEDDRLQISLEDAKAINPAYQLEDIVEQEVTPRNFGRIAAQTAKQVVTQRVREAERGLIYEQYVDREDDIVTGVVERLDARNIYVGLGKVEAALPVNEQIQGETYQPHDRIKVYITKVERTTRGPQVIVSRTHPGLLRRLFEMEVPEIYEGIVEIKSIAREAGDRSKISVYAHNEEVDPVGSCVGAKGARVQTIVNELNGEKIDIVEWSEDPVVFVANALSPSKVLDVQVDEEEKSTTVVVPDYQLSLAIGKRGQNARLAAKLTGWKIDIKSETDARELGIYPSATSTFIPAEDEDSDFDEVAVDLYQDDEE
- the rnpM gene encoding RNase P modulator RnpM encodes the protein MAVNRKVPLRKCVATGEMLPKKEMIRVVRSKEGEVSVDVSGKKPGRGAYVSKSEEAVDIARKKNVLGHQLDVKIPEEIYEELILLIRRESIL
- a CDS encoding YlxQ family RNA-binding protein, whose translation is MMNQAIFNLLGIAARARKVISGEELVVKEVRNGNAKLVLLANDASKNASKKIQDKCTYYNVEYHVFGDRYELGHATGKEARVALAITDKGFASKLSSLLNEN
- the infB gene encoding translation initiation factor IF-2 — translated: MTKIRVHEYAKQVNKTSKEVIEALNKLNVSVTNHMSMLEKDTVTKLDKSFKATPEKNVAKQQTQNISQKSQAAGQSKTQHSAKKQEGQKQQFAASKPRANNQQHSNSSNEKSKNTKGNQNRNMTQNNNNNRRGGGGYNQRPKPGIHGGKRRHPKTHQPSIPVKQKELPEKITFVESLSVAELAKKLHREPSEIIKKLFMLGVMATINQELDKDAIELICADYGVEVEEEIRVDITDLETHFEQTEEVNEAELSERPPVVTIMGHVDHGKTTLLDSIRHTKVTAGEAGGITQHIGAYQVTEGDKKITFLDTPGHAAFTTMRARGAKVTDLTILVVAADDGVMPQTVEAINHAKAAEVPIIVAVNKMDKPSANPDRVMQELTEHGLVPEAWGGDTIFVPISALKGEGIDTLLEMILLVAEVGELKANPERLAIGTVIEAQLDKGRGSVATLLVQDGTLKVGDPIVVGHTYGRVRAMVNDKGRRVKEAGPSTPVEITGLNDVPQAGDRFVVFEDEKTARQVGETRAMSVIQAQRSEKQRVTLDNLFEQMSQGEMKELNLIVKADVQGTVEAMAASLMKIDVEGVNVKIIHTGAGAITESDISLAAASNAIVIGFNVRPDANAKRAAEEEGVDIRLHRIIYKVIEEIEQAMKGMLDPEFEEKIIGQAEVRQTIKVSKVGTIAGSYVTEGKVTRDSGVRVIRDNVVIFEGELDTLKRFKDEVKEVAKGYECGITITNFNDIKEGDIIEAYIMEEVKRV